A genome region from Camelina sativa cultivar DH55 chromosome 10, Cs, whole genome shotgun sequence includes the following:
- the LOC104718977 gene encoding auxin-responsive protein IAA1, whose translation MAYEEVINGLNLKDTELRLGLPGTEEQQLEVSCVRSNKRKNSDSREESAPVPPSKTQIVGWPPVRSNRKINNNNNKNVSYVKVSVDGAPYLRKIDLKMYKNYPELLKALENMFKFTVGEYSEREGYKKGSGFVPTYEDKDGDWMLVGDVPWDMFSSSCQKLRIMKGSEAPCSL comes from the exons ATGGCGTATGAAGAAGTCATCAATGGGCTTAACCTTAAGGACACCGAGCTTCGTTTGGGATTGCCCGGAACAGAAGAACAACAACTGGAAGTTTCTTGCGTCAGAAGCAACAAGCGCAAGAACAGCGACTCAAGAGAAGAATCTGCTCCTGTTCCTCCTTCCAA aACACAAATCGTCGGTTGGCCTCCAGTGAGATCTAACCgtaagatcaacaacaacaacaacaaaaacgttAGTTATGTGAAAGTAAGCGTGGACGGAGCTCCATATCTCCGTAAGATAGACCTCAAGATGTACAAAAACTACCCAGAGCTTCTCAAGGCACTCGAGAACATGTTCAAGTTCACAGTAGGTGAATACTCCGAGAGAGAAGGCTACAAAAAGGGATCTGGATTTGTACCGACTTATGAAGACAAGGATGGAGATTGGATGTTGGTCGGTGATGTTCCATGGGACATGTTCTCTTCATCTTGCCAAAAACTCAGAATCATGAAAGGATCTGAAGCTCCTTGTTCCTTATGA
- the LOC104732186 gene encoding acylamino-acid-releasing enzyme encodes MARIFTHPPISCFTKLGFDLSSSHRHLRRLHFRPTFITLSPTQSPCKNWIRRFVAMDSSGTDSAKELHVGLDSTTEEEYATQSKLLKEFINIPSIDKAWIVNSDSGPQAMLALSQANLLANKRKKFMLSGHISKESNQSVNFHWAPFPIEMTGASAFIPSPSGLKLLVIRNPENESPTKFEIWNSSQLEKEFHIPQKVHGSVYVDGWFEGISWNSDETRVAYVAEEPSRPKPTFDHLGYYKKGNSLDKDIGSWKGEGDWEEEWGEAYAGKRQPALFVIDVDSGEVKPIKGIPRSISVGQVVWSPNSNGSAQYLVFAGWLGDKRKLGIKYCYNRPCAIYGIKFVSDEPKDDANGFPIHNLTKSISSGFCPRFSKDGKFLVFVSAKTAVDSGAHWATESLHRIDWPSDGKLPESTIIIDVIEVVNCPEDGCFPGLYVTGLLSDPWLSDGHSLMFSTYWRSCRAILSVNLLSGEVSRASPDDSDYSWSALALDGDNIVAVSSSPVGVPEIKYGKKVLDAAGKHSWQWLNVQNPIRCSEKVMSGLSSLQFKILKVPVSDDSEGLTEGAKNPIEAIYVSSSKSKENGKCDPLIAVLHGGPHSVAPCSFSRNMAYLSSIGYSQLIVNYRGSLGYGEDALQSLPGKVGSQDVKDVLTAVDHAIKLGLADPSKITVLGGSHGGFLTTHLIGQAPDKFVAAAARNPVCNLASMVGITDIPDWCFVEAYGDQTHYTEAPSPEDLFRFHQMSPISHISKVKTPTLFLLGTQDLRVPISNGFQYVRALKEKGVEVKVLVFPNDNHPLDRPQTDFESFLNIAVWFNKYCKL; translated from the exons atGGCGAGAATCTTTACACACCCACCAATCAGTTGCTTCACCAAATTGGGATTTGACTTGAGCTCTTCTCATCGTCATCTTCGTCGCCTTCATTTCCGACCTACGTTCATCACTCTATCACCCACTCAATCTCC TTGCAAGAATTGGATTCGAAGATTTGTAGCCATGGATTCATCTGGAACTGATTCGGCTAAAGAATTGCATGTTGGTTTGGATTCAACTACTGAGGAAGAGTATGCCACACAGTCAAAGCTACTTAAAGAGTTCATAAATATTCCCAGCATTGACAAAGCTTGGATTGTCAACTCTGATTCTG GTCCTCAGGCAATGTTGGCCTTGAGTCAAGCAAACCTTTTGGCTAATAAAAGGAAGAAGTTTATGTTGTCGGGTCATATCTCGAAAGAAAGTAATCAGTCTGTTAACTTTCACTGGGCGCCATTTCCCATCGAGATGACTGGTGCATCAGCTTTTATCCCATCTCCATCGGGTCTGAAGCTCCTTGTGATTCGAAACCCTGAAAACGAATCTCCTACAAAGTTTGAGATATGGAATTCGTCTCAGCTAGAGAAGGAGTTCCATATTCCACAGAAAGTTCATGGCTCTGTATACGTTGATGGATG GTTTGAAGGGATCTCTTGGAATTCTGATGAGACTCGTGTTGCCTATGTCGCTGAGGAACCATCTCGTCCAAAGCCTACATTTGATCATTTAGGTTATTACAAGAAAGGGAACTCGTTGGACAAGGATATTGGAAGCTGGAAAGGTGAAGGGGATTGGGAAGAGGAATGGGGAGAAGCATATGCTGGAAAAAGGCAGCCTGCGCTGTTTGTTATCGATGTTGACAG TGGAGAGGTCAAGCCAATCAAAGGAATTCCTAGATCGATAAGTGTTGGACAGGTTGTTTGGAGTCCAAACAGTAATGGATCAGCTCAATATTTGGTTTTTGCTGGGTGGTTGGGAGATAAAAGAAAGTTAGGTATTAAGTACTGCTACAACAGACCTTGTGCCATATACGGAATTAAGTTCGTATCGGATGAACCAAA AGATGATGCAAACGGATTCCCTATACATAATTTGACTAAGAGCATAAGCAGCGGTTTTTGTCCTCGGTTCAG CAAAGATGGCAAATTTCTTGTGTTTGTATCTGCAAAGACCGCTGTTGATTCTGGGGCGCATTGGGCAACCGAGTCACTTCACAGGATTGATTGGCCAAGTGATGGGAAACTTCCTGAGTCAACAATTATCATTGACGTG ATTGAAGTTGTAAATTGTCCTGAAGATGGTTGTTTCCCTGGGCTCTATGTTACTGGCCTTCTGAGTGATCCGTGGCTGTCAGATGGACATAGCCTTATGTTTTCTACCTATTGGCGGAGTTGTCGAGCGATACTCAGCGTAAATTTGCTAAG CGGTGAAGTGTCACGTGCTAGCCCTGATGATTCAGATTATTCGTGGAGCGCTCTTGCGCTAGATGGTGATAATATAGTTGCTG TGTCTAGCAGTCCAGTGGGTGTTCCTGAAATCAAGTATGGAAAGAAAGTTCTCGATGCAGCTGGGAAGCATTCATGGCAGTGGTTGAATGTTCAAAACCCGATCAGATGCTCTGAAAAG GTTATGTCAGGGCTTTCATCTCTTCAGTTCAAAATTCTAAAAGTACCAGTTAGTGATGATTCTGAAGGTCTTACTGAAG GGGCCAAAAACCCTATTGAAGCTATATATGTATCATCCTCCAAGTCTAAGGAGAATGGGAAATGCGATCCCTTAATTGCTGTTCTTCATGGAGGTCCTCATTCTGTTGCACCTTGCAGCTTCTCCAGGAATATGGCCTATCTCTCCTCAATTGGATACAGTCAGCTGATTGTAAATTACAG GGGTTCATTGGGATATGGGGAAGATGCTTTGCAGTCTCTACCTGGCAAAGTTGGATCGCAG GACGTGAAAGATGTGCTCACGGCTGTAGACCATGCCATCAAATTGGGACTCGCAGACCCGTCTAAAATAACCGTGCTAGGTGGTTCTCATGGTGGGTTTTTGACCACTCACTTGATTGGCCAG GCCCCGGATAAATTTGTGGCAGCAGCTGCAAGGAATCCTGTATGCAACTTAGCGTCAATGGTTGGGATTACAGATATACCTGATTGGTGTTTCGTTGAAGCCTATGGGGACCAGACCCACTATACAGAAGCCCCCTCACCTGAAGATCTTTTTCGGTTTCATCAAATGTCTCCTATATCACACATCTCAAAG GTGAAAACACCTACATTGTTTCTTTTGGGAACTCAGGATCTCCGTGTTCCCATATCAAACGGATTTCAA TACGTGAGGGCGTTGAAGGAGAAAGGAGTTGAGGTTAAAGTTCTAGTATTTCCCAATGACAATCATCCCCTAGACAG ACCACAGACGGATTTTGAAAGCTTTCTCAACATTGCTGTCTGGTTCAACAAGTACTGCAAGCTGTGA